The following proteins come from a genomic window of Eleginops maclovinus isolate JMC-PN-2008 ecotype Puerto Natales chromosome 8, JC_Emac_rtc_rv5, whole genome shotgun sequence:
- the tmem119b gene encoding transmembrane protein 119b, with protein MLPMALHLFGLYVVFCISSSLANPLPFHSPLEGSTDEEEISIFTSSLPTGNLSSEYQTTPAGPIHVETDFLNQAVDFLVENMLLILVAGSFILLVLLIICGAIIMSRRRKVNAYYPSSFPSKMYVDHMDKTGGAKIFNEVPEKHVPEQESEPVDSHKQLQADIMMAAKRLRTPNKCVDAAEGGDPSENVADQSPEDSSQADGSILEELLPTLPEEKELCELSDSEAAAARGPETNPPEEEDPQEPLTGRGLRPSSMIIHNDSASLQLIAGEKTAF; from the coding sequence ATGCTCCCAATGGCCCTTCATCTATTTGGTCTGTACGTGGTGTtttgcatcagcagcagcttggCCAACCCATTACCTTTTCACAGTCCTCTAGAAGGAAGTACAGATGAGGAAGAAATCAGTatcttcacttcctctctgccAACTGGCAACCTTTCCTCTGAGTACCAAACCACACCTGCTGGCCCCATCCATGTGGAAACTGACTTTCTGAATCAGGCGGTGGACTTTCTGGTGGAGAACATGCTCCTTATACTTGTCGCAGGCTCCTTCATCCTTCTTGTCCTCCTCATTATTTGTGGAGCAATCATCATGAGCCGCAGGCGCAAAGTCAATGCTTACTACCCGTCCTCCTTCCCCTCAAAAATGTACGTGGACCACATGGACAAAACCGGAGGTGCTAAGATCTTTAATGAAGTACCAGAAAAACATGTACCTGAGCAGGAAAGTGAGCCAGTGGACTCTCACAAGCAGCTCCAGGCGGATATCATGATGGCTGCCAAGAGGCTGCGTAcaccaaataaatgtgttgatgcTGCAGAAGGAGGTGACCCCAGTGAGAACGTTGCAGACCAGAGTCCTGAGGACAGCTCTCAGGCAGATGGCAGCATCCTGGAGGAGCTGCTTCCGACTCTCCCTGAGGAGAAGGAGCTGTGTGAGCTTTCTGACAGTGAAGCAGCGGCAGCAAGAGGCCCTGAGACGAATCCTCCAGAGGAAGAGGATCCACAGGAGCCTTTAACTGGCAGGGGTCTTCGGCCGTCCTCTATGATAATCCACAATGACTCTGCTTCACTTCAACTGATTGCAGGAGAAAAAACTGCCTTCTGA
- the LOC134868382 gene encoding chemerin-like receptor 1: MNVDYIEYEDYTPDNETESKTTTTDLQPFKSYQTSLNHVLVAVNIIISVIGLGGNSLVIWICGWKMKRTVITTWYISLAISDFLFCVFLPLEVFYMITSHWPFGLVLCKFTSSALFLNMYSCVFLLVLISADRFIMVSFPVWSQNNRTVQKALGVVVLMWVLSALLTLPSLIYRQTTVHGSVIQCHTSYMGPSRHKAVVLTRFICGFLIPFLIIVFCCSVLCVKLKSLTMKSTKPYKVMAALTVSFFFCWVPYHSFVLLESDLMNHNLEVLQIGLKVGATLAAANSFISPALYVFIGNNFKKTLKRSLTLRIEEAMAEDFRTVGLNHSRSKSMEII, from the coding sequence ATGAATGTGGATTATATTGAATATGAAGACTACACTCCAGACAACGAAACTGAGAGCAAAACCACCACAACGGATCTGCAGCCTTTCAAAAGTTATCAAACTTCTTTGAATCATGTTCTGGTTGCAGTAAACATCATTATTTCAGTTATTGGCCTCGGAGGAAATTCACTAGTCATATGGATTTGTGgatggaaaatgaaaagaacGGTTATCACCACCTGGTACATCAGCCTGGCCATTTCAGactttttgttctgtgtttttttgccCCTGGAAGTCTTCTACATGATCACTTCACACTGGCCTTTCGGACTGGTGTTGTGCAAGTTCACTTCCTCTGCTCTGTTTCTCAATATGTAcagctgtgtgttcctgttagtcTTGATCAGCGCTGATCGGTTTATCATGGTATCATTTCCTGTGTGGTCACAAAATAATCGGACAGTGCAGAAAGCATTGGGAGTTGTTGTTCTCATGTGGGTCCTTTCTGCACTGCTGACGTTGCCTTCACTGATCTACAGACAAACAACAGTCCACGGCTCGGTGATTCAGTGCCACACCAGCTACATGGGCCCCTCCAGACACAAGGCTGTGGTGCTGACTCGCTTCATCTGCGGATTTCTTATTCCTTTCCTAATAATTGTGTTCTGCTGCTCAGTGCTGTGTGTAAAGCTGAAAAGTTTGACCATGAAGTCAACAAAGCCTTACAAAGTCATGGCAGCGCTCACCGTGTCATTTTTCTTCTGCTGGGTCCCCTATCATAGCTTTGTTCTTTTAGAGTCGGACTTGATGAACCACAACCTTGAAGTTCTTCAAATTGGCCTGAAGGTGGGGGCAACTCTTGCTGCAGCAAACAGCTTCATATCCCCAGCACTCTATGTTTTTATTGgcaataactttaaaaaaaccctGAAGAGGTCTTTGACATTGAGAATAGAGGAGGCAATGGCGGAAGATTTCCGTACAGTTGGTCTCAATCACTCAAGGTCTAAGTCAATGGAAATTATCTAA
- the LOC134868202 gene encoding iron-sulfur cluster assembly scaffold protein IscU-like — translation MAGTVAKKCLSPLALLTRRLSAPEFITQCCYHKKVVDHYENPRNVGTLDKNSKNVGTGLVGAPACGDVMKLQIEVDDHGKIVDARFKTFGCGSAIASSSLATEWVKGKSVDEALLIKNTDIAKELCLPPVKLHCSMLAEDAIKAALADYRLKQKDDQQEAARASI, via the exons ATGGCGGGTACCGTGGCTAAAAAATGTCTCAGTCCTTTGGCTCTCCTCACCAGGAGGCTCTCTGCTCCGGAGTTCATCACCCAGTGCTGCTACCACAAGAAG GTGGTGGATCATTATGAAAACCCAAGAAATGTGGGCACACTGGACAAAAACTCCAAGAATGTGGGGACCGGTTTGGTTGGCGCTCCAGCCTGTGGAGATGTAATGAAGCTCCAG ATTGAGGTGGATGACCATGGGAAGATTGTGGATGCCAGGTTCAAAACATTTGGCTGCGGATCTGCTATCGCCTCCAGCTCTTTGGCCACCGAGTGGGTGAAGGGGAAATCT GTGGACGAAGCTTTGTTAATAAAGAACACAGACATTGCCAAAGAGCTCTGTCTTCCACCAGTGAAACTTCACTGCTCCA TGCTTGCAGAGGATGCCATTAAGGCTGCCCTGGCTGACTATCGCCTCAAGCAAAAGGACGACCAGCAGGAGGCAGCGAGGGCCAGCATTTAA
- the LOC134868383 gene encoding uncharacterized protein LOC134868383, producing MDEKLIMAVFSHPELFNVTLPNYRCTESRTNAWRIISMQLGLPSEDCKRKWKNMRDRYLKEVRMEIKSKKQGEFAHSRWKYREIMNFIAPFTGSRSGVADTNDNDHDNPDESGSVEGETPSSEAIKTLQSALKVNMNSPDLKPPVAFMSQLPLMSQEAQMAQLAVLAKMPSSQHGPSTSKTGRKRRLMQESLPLSSSSQTAPSPTKWLVKDNGTMFPNRPRDEDELFLLSFVPALKRLAPQKRCETKIKIQQIMYEAEFNIAQPQEKQSEPSAQD from the exons ATGGACGAAAAGTTAATAATGGCTGTATTTAGTCACCCAGAGCTCTTCAATGTGACTTTACCGAATTACCGCTGCACGGAAAGTCGCACAAATGCTTGGAGAATTATCAGTATGCAACTGGGTCTGCCAT CTGAGGactgtaaaagaaaatggaagaacATGAGAGACAGGTACTTGAAGGAAGTCCGAATGGAGATCAAGAGCAAGAAGCAAGGAGAGTTTGCGCACAGTAGATGGAAATACAGAGAGATTATGAACTTTATCGCACCCTTTACCGGATCAAGAAGTGGCGTAGCAGACACCAATGACAATGACCATGACAACCCTGACGAGTCTGGCAGTGTTGAGGGAGAAACGCCATCGTCTGAGGCGATCAAGACTCTGCAGTCCGCCCTGAAGGTCAATATGAATTCACCTGACCTCAAGCCCCCGGTGGCGTTCATGTCACAGCTCCCGTTGATGTCTCAAGAAGCACAGATGGCCCAGCTGGCTGTTCTGGCAAAGATGCCATCGAGCCAACACGGTCCCTCCACCAGCAAAACTGGACGTAAACGGCGCCTGATGCAAGAGTCGCTTCcactgtcttcttcttctcaaaCGGCACCCTCCCCTACAAAGTGGCTGGTCAAAGACAATGGCACGATGTTTCCAAACAGGCCGCGGGATGAAGATGAACTGTTCCTTCTGAGCTTTGTTCCCGCTCTGAAGAGACTTGCTCCACAGAAAAGGTGcgagacaaaaataaagatcCAGCAGATAATGTATGAAGCAGAGTTTAACATTGCACAGCCTCAAGAGAAACAGTCGGAGCCATCAGCGCAGGACTAA
- the rnf185 gene encoding E3 ubiquitin-protein ligase RNF185: MATAAPPPVPGSTAATENPNPGSSSSTASESGNQDSTFECNICLDTAKDAVISLCGHLFCWPCLHQWLETRPNRQVCPVCKAGISRDKVIPLYGRGSTGQQDPRERTPPRPQGQRPEPENRGGFQGFGFGDGGFQMSFGIGAFPFGIFATAFNINDGRPPPAAPGTPQHMDEQFLSRLFLFVALAIMFWLLIA; this comes from the exons ATGGCCACCGCGGCTCCCCCTCCCGTTCCAGGCTCCACTGCGGCCACTGAAAACCCAAATCCCGGATCCAGCAGCTCCACTGCGTCCGAAAGTGGCAACCAGGATAGCACTTTTGAGTGTAATATATGTCTGGACACCGCCAAGGATGCAGTAATCAGCCTTTGTGGACATCTCTTCTG TTGGCCTTGCTTGCATCAG TGGTTGGAGACCAGACCGAACAGACAAGTGTGTCCTGTGTGTAAAGCCGGTATCAGCCGAGACAAAGTAATCCCATTATATGGAAGGGGAAGCACAGGTCAACAAGACCCCAG agAAAGAACTCCCCCTCGACCACAAGGACAAAGGCCTGAGCCTGAAAACCGTGGT GGCTTTCAAGGGTTTGGCTTTGGAGATGGGGGTTTCCAAATGTCATTTGGAATTGGTGCCTTTCCATTTGGTATTTTTGCTACAGCTTTTAACATCAACGACGGCAGACCGCCTCCAG CCGCCCCGGGGACACCGCAGCACATGGACGAACAGTTTCTGTCTCGACTCTTCCTGTTTGTTGCTCTGGCGATTATGTTTTGGCTGCTGATTGCATAA
- the selplg gene encoding P-selectin glycoprotein ligand 1: MVLLNMKTYLALLWGISFFFSMESMSVSIPEINLTFEPDKTTKQMTSPLVRHVTSVSDAPAEIPVTPTVEMIIVTGGSDSSGMVAINSVGATTSNSAPQLSQNSKTESTTAGAAHPPHNTTISEAAKSTEDQTHHQSSTTSTDLSAPATPSAALEKSSLQPTSTHNLEVSSELSHTTPPANTDQASVSTRTLVSPSAPTTTIMTSTTRTEFSTTSQPFSVTTPISTSHFPDTAGSRSTAESPTNSTDSPISTPSVSTTIVLTSISPTNVPTTRVSPTNVSITNVSITNFSLTDVSTTNVSPTDVSTTNDYLSSISTTEVSPTNVSTANISFSNVSPSTFSTTNISPTNVSTTTNVSALPAYVPKRLPILTTKSTPVTTKLEVSLSPSRTKAQPCSTRGLVKQCLIAIASLAVLATLFMVSTIVLCTKLSSRKYKLKKPQSSTEMICISSLLPERDYTYSRQRNAVANGVLVMHGAEDSDEDNIGDNLTLSSFLPENDRFV; encoded by the coding sequence ATGGTGCTACTCAACATGAAGACATATCTGGCCTTACTGTggggaatttcttttttttttagtatggAGTCTATGAGTGTGTCCATCCCAGAAATAAACTTAACTTTTGAACCAGACAAGACAACCAAGCAGATGACGAGTCCACTTGTACGTCATGTTACAAGTGTTAGTGATGCACCAGCAGAGATCCCTGTGACGCCCACTGTAGAAATGATAATCGTCACTGGTGGAAGTGACAGCTCTGGTATGGTTGCTATAAACTCTGTAGGAGCAACAACAAGCAACTCAGCTCCACAACTTTCTCAAAACTCCAAGACAGAGAGCACAACTGCAGGTGCAGCACATCCTCCCCACAACACCACAATCTCAGAGGCAGCCAAATCTACCGAGGATCAGACACATCATCAATCATCCACCACTTCTACGGATTTGAGTGCTCCTGCAACACCTTCTGCAGCATTGGAGAAGTCTTCGCTGCAGCCTACCTCCACCCATAACCTTGAAGTATCATCCGAGTTGTCACACACCACCCCTCCTGCTAATACTGATCAGGCTTCAGTCTCTACCCGGACACTTGTCAGTCCCTCAGCTCCTACTACAACCATAATGACATCCACCACCAGGACTGAGTTTTCTACTACATCTCAGCCGTTTTCTGTGACAACACCCATCTCCACATCACATTTTCCTGACACAGCAGGGTCGAGGTCTACAGCTGAGTCCCCCACCAACTCCACTGATTCACCCATCTCCACCCCCAGTGTGTCCACCACCATCGTCCTAACTAGCATCTCTCCAACCAATGTCCCTACAACCAGAGTCTCCCCCACCAATGTCTCGATAACCAATGTCTCGATAACCAATTTTTCCCTAACCGATGTCTCCACCACCAATGTCTCTCCAACCGATGTCTCCACCACCAATGATTACTTATCTAGTATCTCTACCACTGAAGTCTCCCCAACCAATGTGTCTACAGCCAATATTTCATTCTCCAATGTCTCCCCCTCTACCTTCTCTACCACCAATATCTCCCCAACCAATGTATCCACCACCACCAATGTCTCTGCCCTTCCTGCTTATGTACCCAAAAGGTTACCAATTCTAACCACCAAATCAACTCCAGTAACTACCAAATTAGAAGTCTCATTGAGCCCGTCCAGAACCAAGGCCCAACCCTGCTCCACCCGGGGCTTGGTGAAGCAATGCCTAATTGCCATCGCCTCCCTGGCTGTGTTGGCCACTCTCTTCATGGTTTCTACCATCGTCCTCTGCACCAAGCTGTCATCAAGGAAATACAAGCTGAAGAAGCCTCAGTCGTCCACAGAGATGATATGCATCTCGTCCTTGCTGCCTGAGAGGGATTACACATACTCAAGGCAACGCAATGCAGTCGCTAACGGAGTCCTGGTGATGCACGGTGCAGAGGACAGCGATGAGGACAATATAGGAGATAACCTCACTCTCAGCAGCTTCCTTCCAGAAAATGACCGCTTTGTTTAG